A portion of the Chromobacterium sp. IIBBL 290-4 genome contains these proteins:
- a CDS encoding outer membrane protein OmpK, whose protein sequence is MNTRKSLLALSLMAASALAHADYTFSNVSFNQLNWSDSTLNKTQASLFGAKRNFQYLEAEGGMGRSWGDLYGFFDLENWNRNDTEMPAGDRRYTTKVVARFNITDIGGVPVKLYTHVYDTRGFNFFDQNRVLGLGTDLSFGKVWFKPFLGMHQELKYQVGAHRNGWMAGYVAGFDFTAFGQPFSVTQWHETEFDRSHYFTTVAQPSGFAGLVQKRTGQNGAVSLWWNPTKSLTTGIQYRYAVNKLGTAGNEYATIYTVKYNF, encoded by the coding sequence ATGAATACTCGCAAGTCGCTGCTGGCCCTGTCCCTGATGGCCGCTTCCGCTCTGGCTCACGCTGATTACACTTTCAGCAATGTCAGCTTCAACCAGCTGAACTGGTCGGATAGCACCCTGAACAAAACCCAAGCGTCCTTGTTCGGCGCTAAGCGCAACTTCCAATACCTGGAAGCCGAAGGCGGCATGGGTCGTTCCTGGGGCGATCTGTACGGTTTCTTCGATCTGGAGAACTGGAACCGCAACGACACCGAGATGCCGGCTGGCGATCGCCGCTACACCACCAAGGTGGTAGCTCGCTTCAACATCACCGACATCGGCGGCGTGCCGGTCAAGTTGTACACCCACGTCTATGACACTCGTGGCTTCAATTTCTTCGACCAGAACCGTGTACTGGGTCTGGGTACGGACCTGTCCTTCGGCAAGGTATGGTTCAAGCCGTTCCTGGGCATGCATCAAGAATTGAAGTATCAAGTCGGCGCGCACCGCAATGGTTGGATGGCTGGCTATGTAGCGGGTTTCGACTTCACGGCTTTTGGCCAACCGTTCTCGGTAACTCAGTGGCATGAGACCGAATTCGATCGTTCGCACTATTTCACCACCGTTGCTCAGCCGAGTGGTTTCGCAGGCCTGGTTCAAAAGCGCACCGGCCAAAACGGCGCCGTTTCGCTGTGGTGGAACCCGACCAAGTCGCTGACCACTGGCATTCAATATCGTTACGCTGTGAACAAGCTGGGCACCGCCGGCAACGAATACGCGACGATCTACACCGTCAAGTACAACTTCTAA